One Hemibagrus wyckioides isolate EC202008001 linkage group LG09, SWU_Hwy_1.0, whole genome shotgun sequence DNA segment encodes these proteins:
- the LOC131359663 gene encoding interferon-induced very large GTPase 1-like yields the protein MELHRMVGGKSRLLIITVLGVQSSGKSTLLNTMFGVQFAVSSGRCTRGAFMIFLPVGEDLKEELLCDFVLLIDTEGLKSPALAQLEDSYEHDNELATFVIGLSDVTIINIAMENSTEMKDVLQIAVHAFLRMKEVGKKFFCYFVHQIVPSVSAHEKNMTDRKKLLDQLNEMTVIAAEMEKQHHVKKFTDVLDYDVEKNSWYIPGLWHDTPPMASVNTGYSVAVLDFKKNLLEMLTKRTDKQPVQIPEFLQWTSSLWKAVKFENFVFSFRNTLVAHAYENLCKEFSDWEWSFRRHIFSLISSAEVKLSNAEKNSVEEVAETLKKNLHKEIADQTRLITEKLKDYYKQRDHYVHLVEKYKTDFTKSIKSLQCEITDEVRKRLEALLEKRRNKEKVEDIQNKQSDVIKHKILQLLQNYKGRKDEVSDEDLKADFESMWSREVENVTGLTAKDVPHDVFKFRSSFGHRNVTQYLQTIRNMTEYGQEQFKAKKEHVKLGKLKGLLYAHRSTRQDLQIIAVDVITICNRMIEQFTQSKGDYQTTFTKDLLDEIDEHLKKAGTKYTTIFEFDLKLHICGIASRKFTEMHRKYLAEQDPLKHLQKLKGEYLSDFIDLYRERNQ from the coding sequence ATGGAGCTTCACAGGATGGTTGGGGGGAAGAGCCGTTTGCTCATAATAACTGTGTTAGGGGTTCAGAGTTCTGGTAAATCAACACTGCTCAACACTATGTTTGGAGTTCAGTTTGCAGTAAGTAGTGGACGATGCACACGTGGAGCATTCATGATTTTCCTTCCTGTGGGTGAAGACTTGAAGGAAGAGTTACTTTGTGACTTTGTCCTTCTGATTGATACAGAGGGTTTGAAATCACCAGCACTGGCACAACTGGAGGACAGTTATGAGCATGACAACGAATTGGCCACATTTGTGATTGGTCTTAGTGATGTAACCATCATCAATATAGCAATGGAAAATTCCACAGAGATGAAGGACGTCTTGCAGATAGCAGTTCATGCTTTTTTACGGATGAAGGAAGTtggtaaaaaatttttttgctattttgttCACCAAATTGTTCCCAGTGTGTCAGCACATGAGAAAAAcatgacagacagaaaaaagctCCTGGACCAGTTAAATGAGATGACAGTGATTGCAGCTGAAATGGAAAAGCAACATCATGTGAAGAAATTCACTGATGTTTTGGATTATGATGTGGAAAAGAATAGCTGGTATATACCAGGCCTATGGCATGATACTCCACCAATGGCTTCAGTTAATACAGGCTACAGTGTGGCTGTTCTTGATTTTAAGAAAAACCTCTTGGAAATGCTTACCAAAAGAACAGATAAACAACCTGTCCAGATCCCAGAGTTCCTGCAATGGACAAGTAGCTTGTGGAAGGCAGTGAAGTTTGAGAATTTCGTCTTTAGTTTCAGAAACACTCTTGTGGCCCATGCCTATGAGAACCTTTGCAAAGAGTTTTCAGACTGGGAGTGGTCTTTCAGAAGACATATCTTCTCTTTGATTTCGAGTGCAGAGGTTAAACTATCTAATGCTGAAAAAAATTCTGTTGAAGAAGTTGCTGAAACACTAAAGAAAAACTTACACAAAGAGATTGCAGATCAAACCAGATTAATAACTGAAAAACTGAAAGACTACTATAAACAGAGAGACCATTATGTGCATTTGGTGGAAAAGTACAAAACTGATTTTACTAAAAGCATTAAATCTCTGCAGTGTGAAATTACAGATGAAGTGAGAAAGAGATTGGAAGCTCTTCttgagaagagaagaaacaaGGAGAAAGTAGAAGACATACAAAATAAGCAATCTGAtgtaattaaacacaaaatcCTGCAACTACTTCAGAACTACAAAGGTCGCAAAGATGAGGTGTCTGACGAGGATCTCAAAGCAGATTTTGAAAGCATGTGGAGTCGTGAGGTGGAAAATGTCACTGGTCTTACAGCAAAAGATGTTCCTCATGATGTTTTCAAGTTTCGTTCAAGTTTTGGACATCGTAACGTCACACAATATTTGCAGACAATTAGGAATATGACAGAATATGGGCAAGAACAGTTCAAGGCCAAGAAAGAACATGTGAAATTGGGAAAATTAAAAGGTTTACTATATGCACACCGTAGTACAAGGCAGGATCTACAGATCATTGCAGTTGATGTCATTACCATTTGCAACAGGATGATTGAACAGTTCACACAATCCAAAGGTGATTACCAAACTACATTTACAAAAGATCTGCTTGATGAAATTGATGAACATCTCAAAAAAGCAGGCACCAAATACACTACCATATTTGAATTTGATCTGAAATTGCACATTTGTGGCATTGCCTCTCGGAAATTCACAGAGATGCACAGGAAGTATCTCGCTGAGCAAGATCcattaaaacatttacagaaactTAAGGGTGAATATCTTTctgattttattgatttatacaGAGAGAGGAACCAATAG
- the LOC131359765 gene encoding cytochrome P450 26B1, which yields MMMMIGSESGLVSALLALLRSVVPALLLLAVSRRLWSLRWSAARDKACALPLPEGSMGWPLIGETFHWLFQGSSFHISRREKHGNVFKTHLLGKPVIRVTGAENIRKILLGEHTLVSTQWPQSTRIILGPNTLVNSVGDLHKKKRKILAKVFSQAALESYLTRLQDVVKGEISKWCAEAGPVEVYTATRSLTFRIAVRVLLGLKLDERRITHLSKTFEQLMNNLFSLPVDAPLSGLRKGKKARDVLHAEMENIIKEKLKKQSTDEYCDAFDYMLSAAKENDYNLTIQELKETAVELIFAAHSTTASASTSLILQLMRHSEVTERARAELEAEGLLVDAPSSGCLCCNENSEAEKCTNDTTQPRLKSKPLLDKITWPDRQEGHRSRINVPYLSLQKLSQLSYLDSVVKELLRFLPPVSGGYRTVLQTFELNGYQIPKGWSVMYSIRDTHETSSAYTSPELFDPERFAPDRDESKTSRFSYVPFGGGVRRCIGRELALLMLKTLSVELLATTEWTLATETYPSMQTVPIVHPVNGLHVHFNYRNQSGGRNRRESTHI from the exons atgatgatgatgattggaaGTGAAAGCGGCTTGGTGTCGGCGCTCCTCGCGCTTCTCCGCTCCGTGGTTCCTGCGCTGTTGCTGCTCGCGGTGTCGCGGCGGCTGTGGTCGCTCAGGTGGAGCGCGGCCCGGGACAAGGCGTGCGCGCTCCCGCTGCCGGAGGGCTCCATGGGCTGGCCGCTGATCGGGGAGACCTTCCACTGGCTCTTTCAG GGTTCCAGCTTTCACATCTCCAGGAGAGAGAAACACGGCAATGTCTTTAAGACCCACCTTCTGGGGAAACCCGTGATCCGTGTGACTGGCGCTGAAAACATTCGTAAGATCCTGCTCGGCGAACACACGCTGGTGAGCACACAGTGGCCACAAAGCACACGGATCATCCTCGGACCAAACACGCTCGTCAACTCTGTCGGTGATCTGcacaagaagaaaagaaaa atCCTGGCAAAAGTGTTCAGCCAGGCAGCACTAGAGAGCTATCTGACGCGCCTTCAGGATGTGGTAAAGGGTGAAATCAGTAAGTGGTGTGCTGAAGCTGGCCCTGTGGAAGTTTACACTGCTACGAGGTCGCTCACGTTCCGCATCGCTGTGCGCGTCTTGCTCGGCCTGAAGCTGGACGAGCGGCGCATCACACACCTCTCCAAGACCTTTGAGCAGCTCATGAACAACCTGTTCTCTCTGCCTGTGGATGCACCTCTCAGCGGCCTGCGCAAA gggaaaaaagcacGAGATGTTCTGCATGCAGAGATGGAGAACATCATCAAGGAGAAATTAAAGAAGCAGAGCACGGACGAGTACTGTGATGCTTTTGACTACATGCTGAGTGCCGCAAAGGAAAACGATTACAACCTGACCATACAGGAGCTCAAG GAAACAGCAGTGGAATTGATTTTCGCCGCACACTCCACCACAGCCAGTGCGTCCACATCGCTCATCCTTCAACTGATGCGCCATTCTGAAGTCACAGAGCGTGCAAGGGCCGAACTGGAGGCTGAAGGTTTATTGGTGGATGCTCCCAGCTCTGGTTGCTTATGCTGTAATGAAAACAGCGAGGCTGAAAAGTGCACAAATGACACGACACAGCCCCGTCTTAAATCCAAACCTCTGCTCGATAAAATAACCTGGCCTGACAGACAAGAAGGTCATCGATCGCGGATCAACGTCCCATATTTGAGTCTGCAGAAACTCAGTCAGCTGTCCTACTTGGATAGTGTGGTAAAGGAGCTGCTTAGATTTCTACCACCAGTGTCTGGGGGATACAGGACAGTGCTGCAGACATTTGAGCTGAAC GGTTACCAGATCCCCAAAGGCTGGAGCGTCATGTACAGCATCCGTGACACGCACGAGACTTCTTCTGCCTACACAAGCCCAGAGCTGTTTGACCCTGAGCGCTTCGCCCCTGACCGGGATGAAAGCAAAACCAGTCGGTTCAGCTACGTGCCATTCGGAGGTGGTGTCCGTAGGTGCATCGGACGCGAACTTGCCTTGCTCATGCTCAAAACACTCAGCGTGGAGTTGCTGGCCACAACCGAGTGGACGCTGGCCACAGAGACATATCCCAGCATGCAAACAGTGCCCATCGTTCACCCAGTCAACGGACTCCATGTCCATTTCAACTACAGGAATCAATCGGGTGGGAGAAACCGCAGGGAGTCcacacacatataa